A genome region from Triticum aestivum cultivar Chinese Spring chromosome 2B, IWGSC CS RefSeq v2.1, whole genome shotgun sequence includes the following:
- the LOC123043981 gene encoding uncharacterized protein, whose protein sequence is MLVAALRHMLRRVLAGLRALHPRPRRRRHGGAGAAAGAGAATVPKARVTVRRLGSNGRSKASTPRGGADGSAPGEGRQPVTIRVATFNAALFSMAPAVAAVPEAGAEHEAARRSGAGTGTGARPRPKGILKAQASLLSRTPSKARVSINLQDNEISLDRSGKLGSPRARKPQSRLTQVVVGGLDASRRRSVEEVLRETGADIIGLQNVRAEEERGMRPLSELAGALGMRYVFAESWAPEYGNAVLSRWPIKRWKALRVADQSDFRNVLRATIEVPRAGEVNFHCTHLDHLDESWRMKQVDAMLRSVDGPHILAGGLNALDGTDYSADRWADIVKYYEEIGKPTPKVEVMKYLKGKQYVDAKDFAGECEAVVVVAKGQDVQGTCKYGTRVDYILASPSSPYKFVPGSYTVVSSKGTSDHHIVRVDVAIVPDTRDADEQATGGRKQRVVKMSKKGSRKGIWAAK, encoded by the exons ATGCTCGTGGCCGCTCTGAGGCACATGCTGCGCCGCGTCCTCGCCGGCCTCCGCGCGCTGCACCCGCGCCCGCGCAGGCGCCGGCATGGTGGCGCTGGCGCTGCTGCCGGTGCCGGAGCGGCGACGGTGCCCAAGGCGCGCGTCACCGTGCGCCGGCTCGGCAGCAACGGCAGGAGCAAGGCCAGCACCCCGCGCGGCGGTGCTGATGGGTCGGCGCCCGGCGAGGGACGGCAGCCGGTGACCATCCGCGTGGCGACGTTCAACGCTGCCCTGTTCTCCATGGCGCCCGCGGTGGCCGCAGTCCCTGAAGCGGGAGCGGAGCACGAGGCCGCGCGCCGGAGcggcgccggcacgggcacgggcgcgcggCCGCGGCCCAAGGGGATCCTGAAGGCGCAGGCGAGCCTGCTGTCGCGGACGCCGAGCAAGGCGCGCGTGTCCATCAACCTGCAGGACAACGAGATCTCCCTGGACCGGAGCGGCAAGCTCGGCAGCCCGAGGGCCCGGAAGCCGCAGAGCCGGCTAACGCAGGTTGTCGTTGGCGGGCTGGACGCGAGCCGGCGGCGGAGCGTGGAGGAGGTGCTGCGGGAGACGGGGGCGGACATCATCGGGCTGCAGAACGTGCGCGCCGAGGAGGAGCGCGGGATGCGGCCGCTGTCGGAGCTGGCGGGCGCGCTGGGCATGCGGTACGTGTTCGCCGAGAGCTGGGCGCCCGAGTACGGCAACGCCGTGCTCTCCCGCTGGCCCATCAAGCGCTGGAAGGCGCTCCGCGTCGCCGACCAGTCCGACTTCAG GAACGTGCTGAGGGCCACGATCGAGGTGCCGCGGGCCGGGGAGGTGAACTTCCACTGCACGCACCTGGACCACCTCGACGAGAGCTGGCGGATGAAGCAGGTGGACGCCATGCTCCGCTCCGTCGACGGCCCCCacatcctcgccggcggcctcaacGCGCTCGACGGCACCGACTACTCCGCCGACAGATGGGCCGACATCGTCAAG TACTACGAGGAGATCGGCAAGCCGACGCCCAAGGTGGAGGTGATGAAGTACCTCAAGGGGAAGCAGTACGTGGACGCCAAGGATTTCGCCGGAGAGTGCGAGGCCGTGGTGGTCGTGGCCAAAGGCCAAG ATGTGCAAGGGACGTGCAAGTACGGCACGAGGGTGGACTACATACTGGCGTCGCCCAGCTCCCCCTACAAGTTCGTGCCGGGGTCCTACACGGTCGTCTCCTCCAAGGGGACCTCGGACCACCACATCGTCAGGGTCGACGTCGCGATAGTGCCGGACACCAGGGACGCCGACGAGCAGGCCACCGGGGGGCGGAAGCAGAGGGTGGTCAAGATGAGCAAGAAGGGGTCCAGAAAAGGGATATGGGCCGCTAAATGA